One window of Kosakonia cowanii JCM 10956 = DSM 18146 genomic DNA carries:
- a CDS encoding DUF72 domain-containing protein, which produces MIYIGLPQWSHPKWVRLGITSLEEYARHFNCVEGNTTLYALPKAEIVARWHDQTSDDFRFCFKFPATISHQAALRNCDDLTHEFFSRMSPLAGRIGQYWLQLPATFGPRDLPALWAFLDALPAGFTYGVEVRHPAFFEKGEEEKALNQGLHARKVNRVMLDSRPVHSAKPHSEAVREAQRKKPKVPVHALVTAAHPMVRFIGSDDMAQNRELFAVWLNKLPIWEQTTTPYLFLHTPDIAQAPELVETLWQDLRTALPVIGEAPSLPLQSSLF; this is translated from the coding sequence ATGATCTATATCGGCCTGCCGCAGTGGTCGCACCCGAAATGGGTGCGCCTTGGGATCACCTCCCTTGAGGAGTATGCCCGTCACTTCAACTGTGTCGAGGGTAATACCACGCTCTATGCGCTACCGAAAGCGGAGATTGTCGCGCGCTGGCACGACCAGACCAGCGATGATTTCCGCTTCTGCTTTAAGTTTCCCGCTACCATCTCCCATCAGGCGGCGCTGCGTAACTGTGATGATCTAACCCACGAATTTTTTAGCCGCATGTCGCCGCTCGCGGGCAGGATTGGGCAGTACTGGCTCCAGCTGCCAGCGACCTTTGGCCCGCGCGATCTCCCTGCGCTGTGGGCTTTTCTTGATGCGCTGCCCGCAGGCTTTACTTACGGTGTCGAGGTGCGCCACCCCGCCTTCTTTGAAAAAGGCGAAGAGGAGAAAGCCCTTAACCAGGGGCTGCACGCCCGCAAAGTCAATCGCGTGATGCTCGACAGCCGCCCGGTGCACAGCGCGAAACCGCACAGCGAAGCGGTGCGTGAAGCCCAGCGCAAGAAGCCAAAAGTGCCGGTGCACGCGCTGGTCACCGCCGCGCATCCGATGGTGCGCTTTATCGGCAGTGACGATATGGCGCAGAACCGCGAACTCTTCGCCGTCTGGTTAAACAAGCTGCCAATCTGGGAGCAGACCACCACGCCCTATCTGTTTCTGCACACACCTGATATCGCCCAGGCTCCCGAGCTGGTCGAAACGCTGTGGCAGGATCTTCGCACGGCTTTACCGGTCATCGGCGAGGCGCCCTCCCTGCCGTTACAATCTTCTCTTTTTTAA
- a CDS encoding MAPEG family protein, producing the protein MVSALYAVLGALLLVKFASDVIRLRMQYRVSFGDGGFSELQNAMRIHGNAVEYIPVALILLLFMEMNGAQNWMVHLCGIMLIVGRLMHYYGLHHRLVYWRRYGMGATLCSLLLMVLANVWYMPWELVFSLR; encoded by the coding sequence ATGGTAAGCGCGTTGTATGCCGTGCTGGGTGCGTTATTACTGGTTAAATTTGCTTCTGATGTGATTCGTCTGCGTATGCAGTACCGTGTGAGCTTTGGCGACGGCGGGTTTAGTGAGTTGCAGAACGCGATGCGTATTCACGGCAACGCCGTTGAGTACATTCCCGTTGCGCTGATCCTGCTGCTGTTTATGGAGATGAACGGCGCGCAAAACTGGATGGTACATCTCTGCGGCATCATGCTTATTGTTGGCCGCCTGATGCACTATTACGGTTTGCATCACCGGCTGGTCTACTGGCGGCGTTATGGGATGGGCGCAACGCTCTGCTCCCTGCTGCTGATGGTGCTGGCGAATGTGTGGTATATGCCCTGGGAGTTGGTTTTCTCCCTGCGTTAG
- the cmoA gene encoding carboxy-S-adenosyl-L-methionine synthase CmoA, giving the protein MPHRDTLFSAPIARLGDWTFDERVAEVFPDMIQRSVPGYSNIISMIGMLAERFVQPGTQVYDLGCSLGAATLSVRRNIHHENCKIIAVDNSPAMVQRCRRHIDAYKAPTPVEVNEGDIRDIEINNASLVVLNFTLQFLEPDDRLKLLQKVYQGLNPGGALVLSEKFSFEDHTVGELLFNMHHDFKRANGYSELEISQKRSMLENVMLTDSVEAHKARLRTAGFEHSELWFQCFNFGSLVALKAVQS; this is encoded by the coding sequence ATGCCTCACCGCGACACGCTTTTTTCCGCGCCTATCGCCCGCCTCGGCGACTGGACCTTCGATGAACGGGTAGCTGAAGTCTTCCCGGATATGATCCAGCGTTCCGTTCCGGGTTACTCCAATATTATTTCGATGATCGGCATGCTGGCGGAGCGCTTTGTGCAGCCCGGCACGCAGGTTTACGATCTTGGCTGCTCGCTGGGCGCCGCCACGCTCTCGGTGCGCCGCAATATTCATCATGAAAACTGCAAAATTATTGCCGTCGACAACTCGCCTGCGATGGTTCAACGCTGCCGCCGTCATATTGACGCCTATAAAGCGCCGACGCCGGTTGAGGTGAATGAGGGCGATATTCGCGATATCGAGATTAACAACGCCTCGCTGGTGGTGCTTAACTTCACCCTGCAATTTCTCGAACCCGACGACCGTCTGAAGCTGCTGCAAAAAGTTTACCAGGGGCTGAACCCGGGCGGCGCACTGGTGTTGTCAGAGAAATTCAGTTTTGAAGATCACACCGTCGGCGAATTGCTGTTCAACATGCACCATGACTTCAAACGCGCCAATGGTTACAGCGAGCTGGAGATTAGCCAGAAGCGCAGCATGCTGGAGAATGTGATGCTGACGGACTCCGTCGAAGCCCACAAAGCGCGCCTGCGCACCGCGGGTTTTGAGCACAGCGAATTGTGGTTCCAGTGCTTTAACTTCGGTTCACTGGTGGCACTGAAGGCGGTGCAGTCATGA
- the cmoB gene encoding tRNA 5-methoxyuridine(34)/uridine 5-oxyacetic acid(34) synthase CmoB, translated as MIEFGRFYQQIATGPLTHWLETLPAQIAAWQRETLHGQFKQWNNAVEFLPSLTPDSIDFVNGVTARSAEPLSAGQLKGMETLLRNLMPWRKGPFSLYGLDIDTEWRSDWKWDRVLPHLSDLRGRTILDVGCGSGYHLWRMIGAGAQLAVGIDPTQLFLCQFEAVRKLLGDDRRAHLLPLGIEQLPALNAFDTVFSMGVLYHRRSPLEHLWQLKDQLVKEGELVLETLVVEGDENTVLVPGDRYAQMRNVYFIPSALALKNWLEKCGFVDVRIVDANVTSCDEQRRTSWMVTESLADFLDPNDRTKTVEGYPAPLRAVLIARKP; from the coding sequence ATGATCGAGTTTGGCCGTTTTTATCAGCAGATCGCCACCGGTCCCCTCACCCACTGGCTGGAGACCTTACCGGCGCAAATCGCCGCCTGGCAGCGCGAAACCCTGCACGGGCAGTTCAAGCAGTGGAATAACGCCGTAGAATTCCTGCCCAGCCTGACGCCGGACTCGATCGACTTCGTCAATGGCGTCACCGCGCGCAGCGCCGAACCATTAAGCGCCGGGCAGTTAAAGGGGATGGAGACGCTGCTGCGTAACCTGATGCCGTGGCGTAAAGGGCCGTTTTCACTCTACGGTCTTGATATTGACACCGAATGGCGCTCGGACTGGAAGTGGGATCGCGTTCTGCCGCATCTTTCTGACCTGCGCGGACGCACTATTCTGGATGTCGGTTGCGGCAGCGGGTATCACCTGTGGCGCATGATTGGCGCCGGCGCGCAGCTGGCGGTCGGTATCGACCCCACCCAGCTTTTCCTCTGCCAGTTTGAAGCGGTGCGCAAGTTGTTAGGTGACGATCGACGCGCGCATCTCCTGCCGCTCGGCATTGAGCAGTTACCTGCGCTGAACGCCTTTGACACGGTCTTTTCCATGGGCGTGCTCTACCATCGCCGCTCACCGCTGGAGCATCTCTGGCAGTTGAAAGATCAGCTGGTTAAAGAGGGTGAGCTGGTGCTGGAAACACTGGTGGTGGAAGGCGACGAAAATACCGTGCTGGTGCCGGGCGACCGCTACGCGCAGATGCGCAACGTCTACTTTATCCCCTCCGCGCTGGCGTTAAAAAACTGGCTGGAGAAGTGTGGCTTTGTCGATGTGCGCATCGTTGATGCCAACGTGACAAGCTGCGATGAGCAGCGCCGCACGTCGTGGATGGTGACCGAATCGCTGGCCGACTTCCTTGACCCCAACGATCGCACAAAAACGGTGGAAGGCTACCCCGCGCCGCTGCGCGCGGTGCTCATTGCCCGTAAACCGTAG
- the cutC gene encoding copper homeostasis protein CutC: MTLLEICCYSVEDALIAEQHGADRIEFCAAPKEGGLTPSFGALQAVREAVTIPVHPIVRPRGGDFCYRDDEFQVLLADIERVRELGFPGVVTGVLNEDGEVDVARMAQIMGAAQGMAVTFHRAFDMCANPHQAIEILAQSGVARILTSGQQATAEKGVSLITELNALPGVPIIMAGAGVRPDNLELFLRAGLKEVHSSAGRWTASPMRYRNSGLSMSSDASADEYARYGVDKEAVAEMKALIVHYRQ, translated from the coding sequence ATGACATTACTGGAGATCTGCTGTTACAGCGTTGAGGATGCGCTTATCGCCGAGCAGCACGGCGCCGACCGTATTGAGTTTTGCGCCGCACCGAAAGAGGGCGGGCTGACGCCATCGTTTGGCGCGTTGCAGGCTGTGCGTGAGGCGGTGACCATTCCCGTGCATCCCATTGTGCGGCCGCGCGGCGGCGATTTTTGCTATCGCGATGATGAGTTTCAAGTGCTGCTGGCGGATATCGAGCGGGTGCGCGAGCTTGGCTTTCCGGGTGTGGTGACCGGCGTGCTGAATGAGGACGGTGAAGTTGATGTGGCGAGAATGGCGCAGATAATGGGTGCCGCGCAGGGGATGGCGGTGACATTTCATCGCGCCTTCGATATGTGCGCCAATCCCCATCAGGCCATTGAAATATTGGCACAATCAGGCGTGGCGCGCATCCTGACGTCCGGGCAGCAGGCGACGGCGGAAAAAGGAGTTTCACTTATTACGGAACTAAATGCACTTCCCGGTGTTCCAATCATTATGGCTGGCGCAGGCGTGCGTCCTGACAACCTTGAATTGTTTCTTCGCGCCGGATTAAAAGAGGTGCATAGCTCGGCAGGACGCTGGACGGCGTCGCCGATGCGCTATCGCAATAGCGGATTATCGATGTCATCCGACGCGAGCGCTGATGAATATGCCCGCTACGGTGTCGACAAAGAGGCCGTCGCAGAGATGAAAGCGCTGATTGTTCACTACCGCCAGTAA
- a CDS encoding VOC family protein, with translation MRHWQTIEELQDIVEDLPRFTTDLQNFTSRLGLSIAPLDADHISLRCHQNATAERWRRGFEQCGELLSENIINGRPICLFKLYEPVCVAHWQFSVVELPWPGEKRYPHEGWEHIEIVLPGEVETLNARALALLGDEGLSQPGIAVKTSAPKGERERLPNPTLAVTDGKVTVKFHPWSIEAIVASEQ, from the coding sequence ATGCGCCATTGGCAAACTATCGAAGAGTTGCAGGATATCGTGGAAGATCTGCCGCGTTTTACCACGGATCTGCAAAATTTCACTTCCCGTCTTGGGCTGTCTATCGCACCCTTAGATGCCGACCATATCTCCCTGCGTTGCCATCAGAACGCCACGGCAGAGCGCTGGCGGCGCGGGTTTGAGCAGTGCGGCGAACTGCTGTCGGAAAATATCATTAATGGCCGCCCCATCTGCCTGTTTAAATTGTACGAACCGGTCTGCGTCGCTCACTGGCAGTTCAGCGTGGTGGAGCTGCCCTGGCCGGGTGAGAAGCGCTATCCCCATGAAGGGTGGGAGCACATTGAGATCGTCCTGCCGGGTGAGGTGGAAACGCTGAATGCCCGGGCGCTGGCGCTACTGGGCGATGAAGGGCTGAGCCAGCCTGGGATCGCGGTAAAAACCAGCGCGCCAAAAGGCGAGCGCGAGCGGCTGCCCAACCCGACGCTGGCGGTGACAGATGGCAAAGTGACGGTGAAGTTTCACCCGTGGAGCATTGAAGCTATCGTTGCCAGTGAGCAGTAA
- the argS gene encoding arginine--tRNA ligase, with protein sequence MNIQALLSEKVSQAMIAAGAPAECEAQVRQSAKVQFGDYQANGVMAVAKKLGMAPRQLAEQVLTHLSLDGIAHKVEIAGPGFINIFLAPEFLAENVDQALKSDRLGVSVPQPQTIVVDYSAPNVAKEMHVGHLRSTIIGDAAVRTLEFLGHNVIRANHVGDWGTQFGMLIAFLELKQQENAGEMALADLEGFYREAKKHYDEDAAFAERARNYVVKLQGGDEYCREMWRKLVDITMSQNQQAYERLNVTLTRKDVMGESLYNPMLPGIVADLKAKGLAVESEGATVVFLDEYKNKEGEPMGVIIQKKDGGYLYTTTDIACAKYRYETLHADRVLYYIDSRQHQHLMQAWTIVRKAGYVPESVPLEHHMFGMMLGKDGKPFKTRAGGTVKLSDLLDEALERARRLVAEKNPEMPADELEKLANAVGIGAVKYADLSKNRTTDYVFDWDNMLAFEGNTAPYMQYAYTRVLSVFRKAGIEEQVLENAQVAIREDREAQLAARLLQFEETLSVVAREGTPHVMCAYLYDVAGLFSGFYEHCPILTAESDEIRLSRLKLALLTSKTLKLGLETLGIETVERM encoded by the coding sequence GTGAATATTCAGGCACTTCTCTCAGAAAAAGTCAGTCAGGCCATGATTGCGGCAGGCGCCCCCGCAGAGTGCGAAGCGCAGGTCCGGCAGTCAGCAAAAGTTCAGTTCGGCGACTATCAGGCTAACGGCGTGATGGCAGTTGCCAAAAAACTGGGTATGGCCCCGCGACAACTCGCTGAGCAAGTTCTGACTCACCTCTCCCTCGATGGCATCGCCCACAAAGTGGAGATTGCAGGGCCTGGTTTTATCAATATCTTCCTCGCGCCGGAGTTTCTCGCTGAAAACGTTGATCAGGCGCTGAAATCCGATCGCCTTGGGGTGTCTGTTCCGCAGCCGCAAACCATCGTGGTGGATTACTCCGCGCCGAACGTGGCGAAAGAGATGCACGTTGGCCACCTGCGCTCCACCATCATTGGCGACGCCGCCGTGCGCACCCTTGAGTTCCTCGGTCACAACGTGATTCGCGCGAACCATGTCGGCGACTGGGGCACCCAGTTCGGCATGCTGATCGCCTTCCTCGAACTCAAGCAGCAGGAGAACGCGGGTGAAATGGCGCTGGCGGACCTGGAAGGGTTCTACCGCGAAGCGAAAAAACACTACGACGAAGATGCCGCCTTTGCTGAGCGCGCGCGCAACTACGTGGTTAAGCTGCAGGGTGGCGATGAGTATTGCCGCGAAATGTGGCGCAAGCTGGTCGATATCACCATGAGCCAGAACCAGCAGGCCTATGAGCGCCTGAACGTTACCCTGACACGTAAAGATGTGATGGGTGAAAGCCTCTACAACCCGATGCTGCCGGGCATCGTCGCCGATCTGAAAGCCAAAGGGCTGGCGGTCGAGAGCGAAGGCGCCACCGTGGTCTTCCTCGACGAATACAAAAATAAAGAGGGCGAACCGATGGGCGTCATCATCCAGAAGAAGGATGGCGGCTACCTCTACACCACCACGGATATCGCCTGTGCCAAGTACCGTTATGAAACCCTGCATGCCGATCGCGTGCTTTACTACATCGACTCCCGTCAGCACCAGCATCTGATGCAGGCGTGGACCATCGTGCGTAAAGCGGGCTATGTGCCGGAGTCGGTGCCGCTGGAGCACCACATGTTCGGCATGATGCTGGGCAAAGATGGCAAGCCGTTCAAAACCCGCGCGGGCGGGACGGTGAAACTCTCCGATCTGCTGGACGAAGCGCTGGAGCGCGCCCGTCGCCTGGTGGCGGAGAAGAACCCGGAGATGCCGGCGGACGAGCTGGAGAAGCTGGCGAATGCGGTCGGTATTGGCGCGGTGAAATATGCCGATCTGTCGAAAAACCGCACTACCGATTACGTCTTCGACTGGGACAATATGCTGGCGTTTGAGGGTAACACCGCGCCGTATATGCAGTACGCCTACACCCGCGTGCTGTCGGTGTTTCGCAAAGCGGGCATTGAAGAGCAGGTGCTGGAAAACGCGCAGGTCGCGATCCGCGAAGATCGTGAAGCGCAGCTGGCCGCGCGTCTGCTGCAGTTTGAAGAGACCCTGAGCGTGGTTGCCCGTGAAGGCACGCCGCACGTGATGTGCGCTTATCTCTACGATGTCGCCGGTCTCTTCTCCGGCTTTTACGAGCACTGCCCGATCCTCACCGCCGAAAGCGATGAGATTCGCCTCAGCCGCCTGAAGCTGGCGCTGCTGACGTCGAAAACCCTGAAGCTGGGTCTGGAGACGCTGGGCATCGAAACCGTCGAGCGTATGTAA